From the genome of Pseudoliparis swirei isolate HS2019 ecotype Mariana Trench chromosome 10, NWPU_hadal_v1, whole genome shotgun sequence, one region includes:
- the LOC130200448 gene encoding dnaJ homolog subfamily B member 9-like, with protein MATAQSALLLAVHILMISEFILAKRDYYDILGVPKDATDRLIKKAFHKLALKYHPDRNKGPDAEAKFREMAEAYETLSDDKRRREYDQFGHGPLPGEGHRGGGGGGNYNFNQHYQSFNFDDIFKDADTFGQQQRHHFHSQNQAHQNRHFDRHFQAHREAMDRQKRPLQDGAFGGGLFNGMFEDLEKMFSVNAHGSRFHGSGKQHCRTVTQRRGNMVTTFTDCS; from the exons ATGGCCACGGCACAGTCGGCGTTGCTCCTCGCGGTGCATATCTTGATGATCTCCGAGTTCATCCTGGCCAAGAGGGACTACTACGACATACTGGGGGTGCCCAAAGATGCCACCGACCGCCTGATCAAAAAGGCTTTCCACAAGCTGGCCCTGAAGTACCACCCTGACAGAAACAAGGGCCCCGACGCTGAGGCCAAGTTCAGGGAGATGGCAGAGG CATACGAGACGCTATCGGATGATAAGAGGAGGCGAGAGTATGACCAGTTTGGCCACGGCCCGTTGCCAGGAGAGGGtcatagaggaggaggaggaggaggcaactACAACTTCAACCAGCACTACCAGTCCTTTAACTTTGACGACATTTTTAAAGACGCTGACACTTTCGGTCAACAACAGCGACACCACTTTCACTCCCAAAATCAAGCTCACCAAAACAGACACTTCGACAGACACTTCCAGGCCCACAGAGAAGCGATGGACAGACAGAAGAGACCGCTTCAGGACGGGGCCTTCGGCGGGGGACTCTTTAATGGCATGTTTGAGGACTTGGAGAAGATGTTCTCCGTTAACGCGCACGGCTCCAGGTTCCATGGCTCGGGGAAGCAGCACTGCAGGACAGTGACCCAGCGGAGGGGCAACATGGTGACCACCTTCACTGACTGCTCCTGA